A region of Terriglobia bacterium DNA encodes the following proteins:
- a CDS encoding rhomboid family intramembrane serine protease — MLRQKAGSVVCPACGNLVGVNDERCFTCGRWNPGLWGFAPALNRLGRDLGFTPFVMGACGVLYALMLVADPSGINEGGILNFLSPSLKALFVFGASGAQPVFGYGRWWTVLTAGWLHAGLLHIFFNMLWVRQIAPATSEMYGPSRMIIIYTIAGIVGFTASTLAGAFIHLPLIGGAGFTVGASAPLFGLLAALVHYGRRTGSSAVGDQAKSWAVMLFIFGFIMPGVDNWAHLGGFAGGYVTSKFLDPMRPERLDHLIGALVCLGATGIAIVFSVVDGWRLLGL, encoded by the coding sequence ATGTTGAGACAGAAGGCGGGTTCGGTAGTGTGCCCGGCGTGCGGCAACCTCGTCGGCGTCAATGACGAGCGATGCTTCACGTGCGGAAGGTGGAATCCGGGATTGTGGGGTTTCGCTCCCGCGTTGAACCGTCTGGGAAGAGACCTCGGGTTCACTCCGTTCGTGATGGGAGCATGCGGCGTGCTGTACGCTTTAATGCTCGTCGCCGATCCGAGCGGCATCAACGAGGGCGGCATCCTGAATTTCCTCTCGCCGAGCCTTAAGGCGTTATTCGTCTTCGGCGCCAGCGGCGCGCAGCCGGTATTCGGCTACGGACGATGGTGGACGGTCCTCACGGCAGGGTGGCTGCACGCAGGGCTGCTCCACATTTTCTTCAACATGTTGTGGGTGCGCCAGATCGCCCCGGCGACGTCCGAGATGTACGGGCCCAGCCGCATGATCATTATTTATACGATCGCAGGCATCGTCGGATTCACGGCGAGCACGCTGGCCGGGGCCTTCATTCACCTTCCCCTGATCGGGGGCGCCGGGTTCACCGTGGGAGCGTCGGCGCCGTTATTCGGCTTGCTTGCAGCGCTCGTTCACTACGGAAGGCGCACGGGCAGCAGCGCTGTAGGCGACCAGGCAAAATCCTGGGCCGTGATGCTTTTCATCTTCGGCTTCATCATGCCGGGAGTAGACAACTGGGCGCACCTCGGCGGCTTTGCCGGGGGCTACGTCACTTCAAAGTTCCTGGATCCTATGCGGCCAGAACGCCTGGATCATTTGATCGGCGCTCTGGTATGCCTAGGTGCTACAGGGATTGCTATTGTGTTCTCGGTTGTGGACGGGTGGCGGCTGCTTGGGCTCTAG
- a CDS encoding GAF domain-containing sensor histidine kinase, which yields MDAELFLSNTISVLATSADLPTTVDNLARLASAELADGCAVFTFDNEHTVRRLAIASGAESGGSGHPVDALYPLDLHASAGPGHILRTGECERFSPVTPELIQTLGLKSEELKFSGGRRASAYFGMPIIARGRTIGAIAFFSADSKASFDDASLGLMHGLANAAGVAIDNAKLYREAQEANRLKDEFVAMVSHELRTPLTPILGCIHLLRTATLSQANFDRALEMIERHAHVQVQIVEDLLDASRIVAGKLHLVLKSTQIVPVVEAAVASVQASADAKGLHIITNLQESAQPIDGDPHRLQQIVWHLLSNAVKFTPPDGRIEISTQSGGDHVEIRVTDTGVGIPADLLPSIFDRFRQSGEANFKMRSGLGLGLAIVRHLVELHNGSIEAASAGPGQGAVFTLRFPFAARKAASATS from the coding sequence ATGGATGCCGAACTCTTTCTCTCGAATACGATCTCTGTTCTAGCTACCTCCGCGGATCTGCCCACAACGGTCGATAATCTGGCCCGCCTGGCTTCGGCCGAACTGGCCGACGGCTGCGCTGTGTTTACGTTCGATAACGAACATACCGTTCGCCGGCTGGCGATTGCCAGCGGTGCGGAATCTGGAGGGAGCGGCCATCCGGTAGATGCGCTGTATCCTTTGGATCTGCACGCTTCCGCCGGCCCGGGCCATATTCTTCGAACCGGCGAATGTGAGAGGTTCAGTCCGGTCACTCCTGAGCTTATCCAGACACTCGGTCTCAAATCCGAAGAATTGAAGTTTTCCGGCGGCCGCCGCGCCTCGGCATATTTCGGAATGCCGATCATCGCGCGAGGGCGGACGATTGGCGCCATCGCCTTCTTTTCGGCAGACTCGAAAGCTTCATTCGACGATGCGAGTCTCGGCTTGATGCACGGCCTGGCCAATGCCGCCGGTGTCGCGATCGATAATGCCAAGCTGTATAGAGAGGCGCAGGAAGCCAACCGGCTGAAGGATGAATTCGTCGCGATGGTGTCGCATGAATTGCGCACTCCCCTGACGCCGATTCTGGGCTGCATTCATTTATTGCGTACGGCGACACTCAGCCAGGCGAACTTCGATCGCGCGCTCGAGATGATTGAGCGGCATGCCCACGTGCAGGTGCAGATCGTCGAAGACCTGCTGGATGCGTCGCGCATCGTCGCCGGCAAGCTGCACCTGGTGCTGAAGTCGACGCAGATCGTTCCGGTGGTCGAAGCCGCGGTGGCCTCGGTTCAGGCGTCGGCGGATGCGAAGGGCCTTCACATCATCACAAATCTTCAGGAGAGCGCGCAGCCGATCGACGGAGATCCGCACCGTTTGCAGCAGATCGTCTGGCACCTGCTTTCCAACGCCGTCAAGTTCACGCCGCCGGATGGGCGCATCGAGATATCCACCCAATCCGGCGGAGATCACGTGGAAATCCGTGTGACGGACACCGGCGTCGGCATTCCGGCGGATCTGCTTCCCTCGATTTTCGATCGCTTCCGCCAGTCCGGCGAAGCGAATTTCAAAATGCGTTCCGGCCTTGGACTCGGGCTCGCCATCGTCCGCCATCTAGTCGAACTGCACAATGGTTCGATCGAAGCGGCGAGTGCCGGCCCCGGACAAGGCGCGGTGTTTACGCTGAGATTTCCATTCGCCGCTCGAAAAGCAGCCTCGGCCACGTCATAA
- a CDS encoding FGGY family carbohydrate kinase: MNILCFDIASGGITAAILDSQLHVTRSTETPWAAVGKVYDRATLPVPSIIEQFKASITQLQLTPADHIGAICIDSFMHNCVLLDAEDEPLTPLFTWLDQRGADGVELIRSELGDRFHQTTGCRFHPMFPVFKLASMRLEKAPALQAAKRIVSIKALLMHKLTGVWLEDHGIASASGLFNILKRRWSEEILDLLGLNAGYLPEVASRNQIAGGITGSAAAEFGLPPETPVVNGTGDGFAANVGSACESLDKLSVTLGTSAVVRQTLAQPALVAGAGTFCYMADENAYLLGCAGSNGGNVLDWGRNILGATDQRVGTDLPIFIPLLHGERSPEWDPDLTGSWHGLKASHTAADLSRSILEGVIFNLAHFLEIVQTASATRAADLVLSGNGFLDPLAAPLLAAIPGTPVWMPEQPGFLTIRGAAICALRALGEPVPELRLRRIPPLDDAKILQRYAEYRRFRGTLPREK; the protein is encoded by the coding sequence ATGAACATTCTGTGCTTCGATATCGCTTCCGGCGGGATCACGGCTGCGATCCTGGATTCTCAACTCCACGTCACGCGTTCCACCGAGACGCCGTGGGCTGCTGTAGGCAAGGTCTATGACCGCGCAACCCTTCCGGTTCCGTCGATCATCGAACAATTCAAAGCCTCGATCACTCAACTCCAGCTGACACCTGCGGATCACATCGGCGCGATCTGCATCGATAGCTTCATGCACAACTGCGTTCTGTTGGACGCCGAAGATGAGCCTCTCACTCCGCTCTTCACATGGCTCGATCAACGGGGCGCTGACGGAGTCGAATTGATTCGATCAGAACTGGGCGATCGTTTTCATCAGACCACGGGCTGCCGCTTTCACCCGATGTTTCCGGTGTTCAAACTGGCATCGATGCGTCTGGAAAAAGCTCCGGCTTTGCAGGCGGCAAAGCGAATCGTCTCGATCAAGGCGCTGTTGATGCACAAACTCACCGGTGTCTGGCTTGAAGATCACGGCATCGCGTCCGCATCCGGTTTGTTCAACATCCTCAAGCGGCGCTGGTCTGAAGAAATTCTGGATCTTCTTGGATTGAATGCTGGGTATCTGCCGGAGGTCGCAAGCCGGAACCAAATTGCCGGCGGCATTACGGGCTCGGCGGCGGCAGAGTTCGGCCTGCCGCCGGAGACGCCCGTGGTCAATGGAACGGGCGACGGTTTCGCCGCGAACGTTGGCTCCGCTTGTGAATCACTGGACAAGCTCAGCGTGACTCTCGGGACATCGGCTGTCGTGCGGCAGACGCTCGCGCAGCCGGCGCTTGTTGCGGGCGCAGGAACGTTCTGTTACATGGCCGATGAGAATGCGTATCTGCTCGGTTGCGCCGGAAGCAATGGTGGAAACGTTCTGGATTGGGGCCGGAATATCCTGGGCGCCACCGATCAAAGGGTTGGAACAGATCTTCCGATATTCATTCCGTTGTTGCATGGTGAGCGATCGCCGGAGTGGGATCCGGATCTGACCGGATCGTGGCATGGCCTGAAGGCCAGTCACACTGCCGCGGATCTTTCCCGCTCGATTCTGGAAGGCGTGATTTTCAATCTCGCGCATTTTCTCGAGATCGTGCAAACCGCATCTGCAACGCGCGCGGCCGACCTTGTTCTTTCCGGCAACGGCTTTCTCGATCCGCTTGCGGCTCCGCTTCTGGCCGCTATTCCCGGCACACCAGTCTGGATGCCCGAACAACCCGGCTTCCTGACCATTCGTGGCGCCGCCATCTGCGCGCTTCGCGCGCTTGGCGAACCGGTTCCCGAACTCCGGCTGCGGCGCATCCCACCTCTCGACGACGCAAAAATCCTGCAGCGGTACGCCGAATACCGGCGGTTTCGTGGTACTCTCCCCCGCGAAAAGTAA